AGGTTTGTGTGAAGGTTAAAGGAAGTGCGCGCTCACACATGGTGTACATGTCTGTAATCATGCACTTGAGACGCAGTGGGtggatttttttaattcatcagCTAGAGGCCAACTTGTTCTGTTAGCTGAACAGACGCCGACAAACCAGATTCCAGAGAATGGCAGTAGCCAGTGCTCACTGTCAAGTATTCTTTAGAAAACtgcagcgttttttttttacttttaaactgTCACCACACAAGATGACATCTACGCCGTCCATAGCTGTTGAACAATTTTTCAGATAAAACTTGAATGCTGCTGACCTTGGATTATGGTTCAAAATAATGAATGTTCTTCAGTACTGTTGTGCAGCGTGGGCAGTATCTCATATTTTTCAAAATGCTTTTTGtgcaacaacaattaaaaacagtaaTAGTAATATCATTGAATTATATTTTTCCCATTTCAATTTTTTAATATAGGATAGCTATTtactctttattattttttacatttacatatgcTCATGATTTTTTGCCTGATTATTGTTCAGTTCAAAAGCACTGGACTAAAATATGTATGCCATGCCAAGTGCAAACGTGAACTGCTGCAAGCACATTCATGTATCAGTATTAACAATGTAATTATGTCATATTATGACTTGCATGGATGAACGAGACAGCAGAGCCGGTCATTAGTGGTTTATACATAAAAGGGAGTAAAAGGGCATTTTCCCTGCAGAGTGAGTCTTTTTTTgatatgtggaaaaaaataatctggcTTTTAATGTGTCTTTACCTTATTTAGTATATGGTATTTTTTAATTGCAACTTTAGGTTGCACTTTTAGATTGACTGCATATGTTTTCCACCACAGGCTTCTGTCGGGTTCTATAATTCTGTGCTCCCTTACTAACAGCTACGTGAGCTGCAGACGACCACATTAAACCTTGagtgaacagaaacacatgcCCTCTGAAGACAGCAAGTCCTTGTGGTTTGAGGAGAAAATATTGGTTTTCAGATTAAAGCATCTTTAGCTGCTGTGTTATTTGGTTATTAGAGTGCAGACTTATCTTAATAGCAGGTAAATGATTAACTAAGAAATTGCATTtgtcatggttgtgtgtgttgaatgaaaacacagcagtgtcatACTGGTGCTAATACTGTCTCGTTAATGAGAACAGTTCAGCCCTTTCTTCTCTATAATCAGAAAAAGACTGCTTACTAATTTCAAACAATGTGTGTTCCTGATCCTCATATAATCATAttcctcttttaaaaaaaataaatcatagtTACTCATCTGCCTGGCTACCTTCGATCTAGTTTGTGGATATTTCTTTGCGATTCTTGTAATCGTTATGTTCGCCAGAATTTGTTTTGGTCCGCTCTGGCAACTGAACAGGTGACTGGCCCTGAACAGCTATAGACGGAGTGCAGGTGCTATTAGCCAGCAGCAGCTCCCCTGGGAACCATCCCACCAAGGTTGAACCTGCCAGTAGCAGTGGCAACCTAGCAAGGTTCTGTTCTCCCGGTGGAGCAACTCAGGGTCATTGCTGTAGCTGTAGCCCAGGGAATACCACTAGGAGGTTAGCACTCTGACTTAAAACCCCATATACCCCATATACTCATATACAATCCAAAAATGTCTCACATGCCACAATCTCCCCCACCATAAACAGTCACTTGCCACATCTAGTGGACATTAGACAACATTACAGACAATACATGGTGAACTACCTGCTAAACGAATGCACTTGTAACTTATAGCctacataaatattacattataatgGCATTCATCAAACCATTTGGACATGTTCACCCTGCAATAGACTTGTAACCTGTTCAGGGTTTTCTCCCTATACCAGCTGGGATTCGCTCCTCTCAGCCCCCACCTAGTACCGGGACCCTCgtctggaggataaagtggtagaaaatgaatggaaacagagGTGCCTGAGTCATATTTAATAGCATTACAtctcactgaaaaacaacatttgtgttAGAATTCCAGTGCATTCTGACCAAGTTCAGAGAGCAGCCCCTTGTAATTTTGATGAAGGGTGGGGCTCTTGTCCTCCAGACCCTGTCGAGCCACAGACAGTTGGCAAGTCAGGCTGTCTAGAGTATCCTGCAGAAAAAACATTAGTAAAATTGACGTGCAAGCTATAAAACTTTCACTTTGTCATCTAATCTCATCTCCTCCCTACTTAATCACCGTTAACTCTGCTGTATTCCAGGAGAATGCTGAACAACAAGAGGCATAAATACATTATGTGTCATATCATGAAAGcgagtgggggaaaaaaaaggataattaCATATTTCAATCTGAGTGTTTTAATTATTGGCTGAGTTCTTTAAAATGGCTCCCAGCTTAATCACCTGTCTGTAAAAAGCTGTGCGCTAAAATGCACTGCAAATTATTATGTCCTGATGGAAATTATGTTCTTTTATAATTGGTTTGACATAATGTAATGTGCCTATAAATTGGCATAACCCTCATCATTAGTGTGGCTCTTATATGAAACTGAGCACTTGTGTGCACCATTTTATTTTGGATCATCTACACagtggtttctttgttttgctgctgtctCACATCctggtgtaaacaaacaaattggTGAGTTATGTCTCCGTGCAAACAGAATTCAGATTGGAGTACTACAATTTGATGTCCTTGTTTGTTTAGACTTTCAAATACTTACTTGGGAAGTTTGAACCACATAAAACTGTCTGGGGATCTTATAAAACTGTAAACAGCTGATTGCTCTCTGGCATCGCTAAAGTCCTGGTAATGAGTACAATGTATGGTTTATAAAACTAAACGACCCAGGTTGTAAACAAGTGTTCTTCTTTATGTGAATAGTGGAGCAGTCGAGAAAGCTAACTATactattatatgtatatgtctctGCCTGACTCAAGTTTGTCAATGTGATGATCCTCTGCTGTTTCCTGAAAGTCACTAATCATCAATCAGCAACAACgttaaaggtcaaatgtgtaAATCTGCTTCTAAATGCAAAACATACACTTTGGTCAGTTTGTCTGTCCCCCATAAAGCCAGGTCCTTGCCTAtcaaaggcttattctaaggcaaagaaaatctaaaattgtgtttttaaagtgattaaacaaatatgtttattaaatttctgccaatgaaccctcctaaatgttacacagtagACCTTTAGGAAAGCTCACAGATTTTATTATGATATTAGGCATGGCAAGGCAGGGCAGCATCAtttgtatagcacatttcataaacaaaaataacagttaaaatttggaaacactaaaacaaaacccaattattatataaaaaaaattaaaaggtaGTGCAGGAAGAGAGAAAGCAAAGCAGAAAGTTAAACTGACATAGAGCATAAAATATGAGAAATATGAGTGCaatataaaagaataatttGCTTTAGAATTATAAAAGAATGTACTGTGCAGCAAATCATCATCATGAGTATATGAGAAAAGAAATGCTTTTAACCCGCAATTCTGCTGCTTCACCATAATTGGATTGAACTCTGGGCTCGACTATCTGACCTGATTCAGTAAATCTTAGGTTTATATTCTTTTAATAtgggttttaaaatgtttgactttGGTAGCTGCTCGTGGCATAACAAAATACAACCTGCAGTTATTTTTATCGTAGTTGATATACAAAGATAAAAGGCCATTTAAATTTTGAATAAACAGCAAATTCTACACAGACTGGCCATTACGAATTGGACGCTCGTTGAATGACTGCTACGCTCAGCAAAATGCAATCAATCAGACACAACTAAGTCAAGCCCAATAGTCACTAAACAGAAATTAAGCCAgaatttaaagacaaaaaacccACCCCATCTGACTTGTCGTGCAGAGTGTGACAGATGTTATAGCAGAGACAAGGTTGGACTCACCGCTCTGTGTCCAAAGTGCTCATGTTAACACTGACCTGACATTACGGTGATGTAATACACCCTGTCCATCATTTTTACTGAACAGGAGATTGGGTTCACACAAGGATGATCTCACTTTATCGCAATCAGAAAATGGGGCTGGAATAAGAATTGAGGTGATGATGTTCATCTTACTTGGCTTAGCACACACTTCTCTGTGTAGGTTACAGTACAAGGTGTTTTAAGATTAGAAACCAACTAAATCAGTGGCTGCTCCTTCACTTCAGAACTTTCTTTTCACTTTGTACTGACTTTTAGCTGAATTACTTTGTGTTGACACTCACATGCAGGATCTTCTCATAGTCTATTTCCATGTTGTCCAGCTTGTGTCGGAGGTCAGCTATGGTGGCGTCCTTCTCCTGTTCCATCTGCTGAcgctctcttttctccctcctcaGTACCTCCTGACATAAGGCTTGgcagacacatgcacagacatcCCTTCACTTTTAATTTGGGAACTCACCGACCCTGGAActcctgtttttattcattcaagcatatattttaaaataagaattcATACCGAGTTCTTCATTTAGCTCGTTGACCTCCGTCTCCAGCCTCTTCACCTTGTTGGTCAACTCGATCTGCATGGTTTTATACTGGCGACTAAAGTCTAGAACGACATTTATGCCAgtatatattttatacagtACATACGTATAGGCTTTATTGCTGATGAAGTTTGTGAGGCTAATTCTGAAGTCAGTTTAGGCCCCTAGTTAATTAGACCTTTTGTTCCTTAAAAATAACCTTAACCTTAGCAAACAAACCCTTTGTCCTCACTCCCTTAAGGACCCATGTTTTACCTCAGGTTATTAAAAGCAAGGCTAATTGTTAATTCATGTTGTGTCTGTACTGTACCAGAGTTGACGTCCCTGTAGTCTTGTCTTTCATGCTCCAGCTTCTGCTCCATGTCTCTCATGCGTCTCCTCAGGTCAATTCTGTCAGACTGGACCATCttcacagactcacactgtAAAGCTGTGATAATCCCACACACGTG
This Solea senegalensis isolate Sse05_10M linkage group LG8, IFAPA_SoseM_1, whole genome shotgun sequence DNA region includes the following protein-coding sequences:
- the ccdc153 gene encoding coiled-coil domain-containing protein 153 isoform X1, which encodes MPPKKKPKKTKKTTKKIQERIAAGDNDLEAKYRRGVLDIAILQDHIALQCESVKMVQSDRIDLRRRMRDMEQKLEHERQDYRDVNSDFSRQYKTMQIELTNKVKRLETEVNELNEELALCQEVLRREKRERQQMEQEKDATIADLRHKLDNMEIDYEKILHDTLDSLTCQLSVARQGLEDKSPTLHQNYKGLLSELGQNALEF
- the ccdc153 gene encoding coiled-coil domain-containing protein 153 isoform X2, with translation MPPKKKPKKTKKTTKKIQERIAAGDNDLEAKYRRGVLDIAILQDHIALQCESVKMVQSDRIDLRRRMRDMEQKLEHERQDYRDVNSDFSRQYKTMQIELTNKVKRLETEVNELNEELALCQEVLRREKRERQQMEQEKDATIADLRHKLDNMEIDYEKILHPHFLIAIK